The following are from one region of the Coffea eugenioides isolate CCC68of chromosome 2, Ceug_1.0, whole genome shotgun sequence genome:
- the LOC113764172 gene encoding protein VASCULAR ASSOCIATED DEATH 1, chloroplastic, translating to MAAVASEKVVEPSLTPSPALSMSRTPSRQVSNATASDPSFAETPDRPSSLDRSPSSSRQLVDSQNQLFLRSEEYRQLFRLPQDEVLIQDFNCALQENFLLQGHMYLFAHYICFYSNLFGFETRKIIPFNEVTSVRRAKAAAIFPTAIEIIAGEKKFFFTSFLSRDEAYKLINDGWSQNNRDIKSIADEQESTTGSNSLENGCAIVEKVESCRQSVDESNLIERDKDGLTPDDVVPQANGEPEIVSTSIQQQDIAENNVENVQNIDCSASGKSLAWELVDYDPPQVPEGFTMVADSKFPVTVEEFLEFFFSDQAVDFQDSFHRKCGDRDFKQTEWRPHEKSGYTRDVSFQHPIKIYFGAKFGSCQVVQQYRVYKNCHFILETSQEISDVPYADYFRVEGLWHVERDGDESKRGCILRVYVNVNFSKKTMWRGKIVQSTIEESREAYATWIDLAHQLLKQKNLEVKEGNLIQSNQAQGKKEERNVGSLEKSDEAVEVNFSRALPISKDVYQHPIVPPGRGHPGSASVAPFSDLLVKFYSALKNQNPVSLFLVIGIAVILLLMQASILTLLSRPQQIHVVPQADWMYSINRGASESGGEIALLDKQITHLKEELHMVETLLDKMQHEHALLKLRLSDLERSRKRQK from the exons ATGGCGGCAGTGGCGTCGGAGAAGGTGGTGGAGCCCTCACTTACCCCGTCGCCGGCGCTTTCCATGAGCCGTACACCTTCACGACAAGTCTCCAATGCGACCGCCTCGGACCCCTCCTTTGCCGAAACACCGGATCGCCCTTCCTCCCTCGATCGCTCTCCTTCCTCTTCTAGACAGCTCGTCGATTCTCAG AATCAGTTATTTTTGAGAAGTGAAGAGTACCGGCAACTGTTTCGTCTTCCCCAGGATGAA GTTCTTATTCAAGACTTCAATTGTGCATTGCAAGAGAATTTTCTTCTTCAG GGTCACATGTACCTGTTTGCTCATTATATCTGCTTTTATTCCAACCTATTTGGATTTGAAACAAGG aaaattatcccttttaatGAAGTCACATCTGTAAGAAGAGCAAAAGCAGCAGCTATTTTTCCTACCGCAATTGAAATAATAGCTGGGGAAAAGAAG TTTTTCTTTACATCTTTCCTGTCACGTGATGAAGCTTATAAGCTCATAAATGATGGTTGGTCTCAGAATAATCGTGACATCAAATCAATCGCAGATGAGCAG GAGTCCACTACAGGGTCAAATAGCCTAGAGAATGGATGTGCGATAGTTGAAAAGGTAGAGAGCTGCAGACAATCGGTGGATGAGTCAAACCTAATAGAAAG GGATAAAGATGGTTTGACACCAGACGATGTCGTACCCCAGGCTAATGGAGAGCCAGAAATTGTATCAACATCTATTCAGCAGCAAGACATTGCAGAAAACAATGTAGAAAATGTACAGAACATAGATTGTTCAGCATCTGGGAAGTCTCTGGCATGGGAGCTAGTGGATTATGATCCTCCACAGG TTCCTGAGGGCTTTACAATGGTAGCTGATTCCAAGTTTCCG GTCACAGTGGAGGAGTTTCTTGAGTTCTTTTTTTCCGATCAGGCGGTTGATTTTCAGGATTCTTTCCATAGAAAATGTGGAGATAGAG atTTTAAGCAGACTGAATGGCGTCCTCATGAAAAATCTGGGTACACTCGTGATGTGTCATTTCAACATCCAATTAAGATTTATTTTG GTGCAAAATTTGGTAGCTGCCAGGTAGTTCAGCAATATCGAGTTTACAAGAACTG TCATTTCATTCTTGAGACCTCCCAAGAGATTAGTGACGTGCCTTATGCTGACTACTTTCGTGTAGAG GGGCTTTGGCATGTCGAAAGAGATGGCGATGAATCTAAAAGGGGTTGCATTTTAAGGGTATATGTTAACGTGAACTTTTCCAAGAAAACTATGTGGAGAG GAAAGATAGTGCAGTCAACAATTGAAGAGAGTCGAGAAGCATATGCCACTTGGATAGACCTT GCACATCAGTTATTGAAGCAGAAGAACCTTGAAGTAAAAGAAG GTAACCTGATTCAAAGTAATCAAGCTCAGGGGAAAAAGGAAGAGAGAAATGTGGGGAGTCTAGAAAAGTCAGATGAAGCAGTGGAAGTGAATTTCTCTCGGGCCTTGCCAATTTCAAAGGATGTGTACCAACATCCAATTGTTCCCCCAGGCAGGGGCCACCCTGGCAGTGCATCAGTCGCTCCATTTAGCGACTTACTGGTGAAGTTCTACTCAGCActcaaaaatcaaaatcccGTGTCCCTGTTTCTAGTTATTGGCATTGCTGTGATCCTCCTCCTAATGCAG GCAAGTATACTCACCTTGTTAAGCAGACCTCAGCAGATTCACGTGGTTCCACAGGCAGATTGGATGTATAGCATCAACAGaggtgcaagtgaaagtggGGGTGAAATTGCTTTGCTAGATAAGCAGATTACACATCTCAAGGAGGAGCTGCATATGGTTGAGACGCTGCTAGATAAGATGCAACATGAACATGCGCTGCTAAAATTAAGATTGAGTGATTTAGAGCGTAGTAGAAAACGGCAGAAATAA
- the LOC113761536 gene encoding serine/threonine-protein kinase D6PK: MDRFPGSRPLPRQLPIVAEVTNTHITLVREESSAQPSLRYVQDSNLRASVRTRKGKDSPQEIEEPMHDVVSIKSSVDSYEEPGSTSFHGVSHPPEPIDTDLMKPVYVPIGQNKADGKCLVKSLSVKGPFIEDLSIRVPGIKPSISVLSPSESLVEEPIDLPAVSSPFAIPRPSQNTEVSLPPDSEEKECVWDASLPPSGNVSPHSSIDSTGVVTAMSIGNSCTSTYRSDGIMSDGMLSVDRHYESTKMSTRGDSLESAKTSLSRASDSSGLSDDSNWSNITGSANKPHKGNDPRWKAILAIRARDGILGMSHFRLLKRLGCGDIGSVYLSELSGTRCYFAMKVMDKASLASRKKLTRAQTERDILQLLDHPFLPTLYTHFETDRFSCLVMEYCPGGDLHTLRQRQPGKHFSEYAARFYAAEVLLALEYLHMLGVVYRDLKPENVLVRDDGHIMLSDFDLSLRCAVSPTLIKTSSMDDPSKRGAAFCVQPSCIEPTSVCIQPACFIPRIFPQKSKKKSPKPRAENALPAGMLPELVAEPTSARSMSFVGTHEYLAPEIIKGEGHGSAVDWWTFGIFLHELLYGKTPFKGSGNRATLFNVVGQPLRFPDSPATSYASRDLIRGLLVKEPQHRLGTKRGATEIKQHPFFEGVNWALIRCSTPPEVPRPIEAELPVKFGKVDPIGVGSSSKRIVGTDAMKSGGKYLDFEFF, encoded by the exons ATGGACAGGTTTCCCGGATCAAGACCACTTCCCAGGCAGTTACCCATTGTAGCTGAGGTGACAAATACTCACATCACTTTGGTGAGGGAGGAGTCCAGTGCTCAACCTAGTCTCCGGTATGTTCAAGATTCAAATTTACGTGCTTCTGTTCGAACTCGAAAGGGGAAGGATAGTCCACAGGAAATAGAGGAACCTATGCATGATGTTGTTTCTATAAAGAGCAGTGTTGATTCGTATGAGGAGCCTGGCTCTACTTCATTTCATGGGGTGAGCCATCCTCCAGAACCAATTGATACAGATTTGATGAAGCCAGTTTATGTGCCGATTGGACAGAACAAAGCAGATGGTAAGTGCTTGGTGAAGAGTCTATCCGTAAAGGGACCTTTCATTGAAGATCTTTCAATCCGCGTTCCTGGTATCAAACCGAGCATCTCTGTTCTTTCTCCTTCAGAGAGCCTGGTAGAAGAACCAATTGACCTACCGGCAGTCTCCTCACCATTTGCAATTCCTCGCCCATCGCAGAATACAGAAGTGAGTCTCCCCCCAGATTCTGAGGAAAAAGAATGTGTTTGGGATGCTTCCTTGCCTCCAAGTGGCAATGTAAGCCCCCATAGTAGTATTGACAGTACAGGAGTTGTAACAGCTATGAGCATTGGGAATAGCTGCACTAGTACGTACAGGAGTGATGGTATAATGAGCGATGGCATGCTTAGTGTTGATAGGCATTATGAGAGTACAAAAATGAGCACTCGAGGGGACTCACTTGAGAGTGCCAAAACTAGCCTTAGCAGAGCAAGTGACAGCAGCGGCCTTAGTGATGATAGTAACTGGAGTAACATAACTGGTAGTGCAAATAAGCCTCATAAGGGAAATGATCCAAGATGGAAGGCTATTCTTGCAATTCGGGCACGAGATGGCATTTTGGGCATGAGTCATTTTAGGTTGCTGAAAAGACTTGGCTGTGGTGACATCGGCAGTGTTTACCTGTCTGAGCTGAGTGGTACTCGTTGTTATTTTGCTATGAAAGTTATGGATAAGGCTTCACTTGCAAGCAGGAAAAAGTTGACCAGGGCTCAGACGGAGAGAGATATCCTGCAGCTGCTTGATCATCCATTCTTGCCAACTCTGTATACTCATTTTGAAACAGACAGATTTTCATGTTTGGTCATGGAATATTGTCCTGGGGGTGATCTGCATACGTTGAGGCAGCGACAACCAGGGAAGCATTTTTCAGAATATGCTGCGAG GTTTTATGCTGCTGAGGTTCTCTTGGCACTTGAGTATCTTCATATGCTGGGAGTCGTTTACAGGGActtgaaaccagaaaatgttCTGGTCCGTGATGATGGCCATATTATGCTTTCTGACTTTGATCTTTCCCTAAGATGTGCTGTTTCACCAACTCTGATCAAAACCTCCTCAATGGATGACCCTTCCAAAAGAGGAGCTGCATTCTGTGTTCAGCCATCCTGTATTGAGCCTACGTCGGTTTGTATTCAGCCAGCATGCTTCATTCCCCGGATATTTCCTcagaaaagcaagaaaaagtcTCCAAAACCGCGAGCTGAGAATGCACTTCCTGCTGGCATGCTGCCTGAACTTGTTGCAGAACCTACTTCAGCAAGATCCATGTCATTTGTAGGGACCCATGAATATTTAGCCCCCGAAATTATTAAGGGAGAGGGCCATGGCAGTGCAGTTGACTGGTGgacttttggtatttttttgCATGAACTTTTGTATGGCAAAACCCCATTTAAGGGCTCGGGAAATCGTGCTACATTGTTCAACGTAGTAGGGCAGCCGCTAAGGTTTCCAGACTCTCCTGCTACCAGTTATGCTAGTCGAGATTTGATCCGTGGGTTGCTTGTCAAAGAGCCGCAACATCGGCTTGGGACAAAAAGGGGAGCAACTGAG